One Lepisosteus oculatus isolate fLepOcu1 chromosome 13, fLepOcu1.hap2, whole genome shotgun sequence genomic region harbors:
- the LOC138242255 gene encoding olfactory receptor 6C4-like, giving the protein MAYDRYVAVVKPLHYTTIINTKVCITMIVTVWVLGFLVPLSPLILITPLPFCTTNYVNHLFCDYVPVLALSCEDVTAQENLALFLAIVSLYVPCLFVLWSYCKIILSVIRLKSVEGRKKAFSMCSSHMVVVVIYYVSSAMEYIALRVESISPEGRIFIGSLNFFFTPLINPIIYSLRNEHIKSAAQRYLSFKTIF; this is encoded by the coding sequence ATGGCTTATGACCGATATGTTGCAGTGGTGAAGCCTTTGCACTACACCACCATCATCAACACCAAGGTGTGCATTACAATGATTGTCACAGTCTGGGTTCTTGGCTTCCTGGTTCCTCTTTCACCCTTAATTCTTATAACACCTCTGCCATTTTGTACAACTAACTATGTTAATCACCTTTTCTGTGATTATGTCCCTGTCTTGGCATTATCCTGTGAAGATGTGACAGCCCAAGAGAATCTTGCATTGTTCCTTGCTATCGTTTCTCTGTATGTGCCCTGTCTATTTGTCCTGTGGTCCTACTGCAAGATCATTCTATCAGTAATAAGACTGAAGTCTGTGGAGGGCCGTAAGAAGGCTTTCTCAATGTGTTCATCTCACATGGTGGTGGTTGTGATCTACTATGTGTCCTCTGCAATGGAGTACATTGCATTGAGAGTGGAAAGCATTTCCCCCGAGGGGCGCATCTTCATTGGTagtcttaacttttttttcactcCATTAATCAACCCCATCATTTATAGCTTAAGAAATGAACACATTAAGTCAGCAGCTCAGAGATATCTGAGTTTCAAGACAATTTTTTGA